The following is a genomic window from Flavobacterium crassostreae.
ATAGTTTTTTTTTCTAAATTTGATGTTGTTTAAGGGCTTACGCCAAAAAAAACACAAAAATGAACTTAGATGCAATTGATAAAAAGCTATTATTATTACTACAAACAGACAGCAAAAAAACCACCAAAGAGCTTTCTGTAAAGCTGCACCTTTCTGTCACTGCAGTTTATGAACGTGTCAAAAAATTAGAACGAGAAGGCATTATAGATAAATATGTAGTTTTGTTAAACAAAGCCAAAATAGCCAAAGGATTTATTGTTTTTTGCCACATAAAACTCATCCAGCATACCCAAGATTTTTTGACCACCTTTGAGAGTCAAGTCACCCAGCTTCCAGAAGTTTTAGAATGCTATCATGTAAGTGGCGATTATGATTATATATTAAAAATTGTAGTCCAAGACATGCCTGCTTATAGAGAATTTTTGGTTACCAAGCTCACCACCTTACAACACATAGGTAGCACCCAAAGCACCTTTATGATTAGCGAAGTAAAAAACACCACCGTGGTTACCATTTGATTTGTTGGTTGCCATTACAACAAAAGCAACGGCATGAAATTTCTTAGAGATACAAAATCCTAACAAAAAAACTCAAACTTTAAACTTTAAACAAAACTTAATTCCTTAATTTTGTAGTTCGAAAAATTAATTTACATATAAAAAATATACTATGAGTTCATTTGACGTAGTCATTATTGGTTCCGGTCCCGGAGGATACGTATCCGCAATTCGTTGTGCGCAACTAGGGTTCAAAACAGCAATTATAGAAAAATACTCCACCTTAGGAGGAACCTGTCTTAATGTAGGATGTATTCCTTCAAAAGCAATGCTATCCTCATCCCACCATTATGCCGAAATTAAGCATTTTGCAGATCATGGAATTGAACTATCAGGCGAAGTAAAAGTTAACCTAGAAAAAATGGTTGCTCGTAAACAAGCCATTGTTGACCAAACCTCTGGTGGTGTAAAATACCTAATGGACAAAAACAAAGTTACTGTTTTAGAAGGAACTGGTTCTTTTGTAGATGCAACCCATGTTGCTGTTGCAAAAGCGGATGGAACTACAGAGACCATTGAGGCCAAAAATATTATTATTGCCACGGGTTCTAAACCATCTTCTTTGCCTTTTATAAAAATAGATAAAGAAAGAATTATAACTTCTACCGAAGCGTTAAAATTACCCGAAGTTCCAAAGCATTTAGTAATCATTGGTGGTGGTGTTATTGGTATTGAATTAGGACAAGTGTATTTGCGTTTAGGAGCGCAAGTTTCTGTAGTGGAATACATGGACCGAATTATTCCAGGAATGGATAGTTCTTTATCTAAAGAATTGACAAAAGTATTAAAGAAACAAGGAATGAAATTCTATGTTTCGCACAAAGTACAATCTGTAGAAAGAGCCGGAGATGCCGTTACGGTTCAAGCCGAGAATGCAAAAGGCGAAACAATTACCCTAGAGGGTGATTACGCCTTGGTTTCTGTAGGGCGTCGTCCGTATACCGATGGATTGCATGCAGACAAAGCAGGAGTAAAAATATCCGATAGAGGACAGGTAGAGGTAAATGACCACCTGCAGACTAACATTCCAAACATTTATGCTATTGGAGACGTGGTTCGTGGAGCCATGTTAGCGCACAAAGCAGAAGAAGAAGGAACCATGGTTGCAGAACTCATTGCAGGTCAAAAACCACATATTGACTACAACTTGATCCCTGGTGTTGTATACACTTGGCCCGAAGTTGCTGCAGTAGGACAAACAGAAGAACAATTAAAAGCAGCAGGAGTTGCGTATAAATCCGGAAGTTTTCCTTTTAAAGCCTTAGGTCGTGCTAGAGCAAGTAGTGACTTAGATGGATTTGTTAAAATCCTTGCAGATGCTACCACAGATGAGGTATTAGGAGTACACATGATTGGAGCCAGAACAGCAGATTTAATTGCCGAAGCCGTAGTGGCAATGGAGTATAAAGCATCCGCCGAAGATATTTCAAGAATGTCGCACGCGCATCCTACTTTTGCAGAAGCAATAAAAGAAGCCGCTCTTGCTGCAACTGATAACAGAGCCTTACACGTATAGTAAGTAATTATTTTATATAACTAAACCCCATTCTGAGTTTGTTTGAATGGGGTTTTTTTATGCTCAAAAAATACGTAAGATGTTTTTTGCTCAAAGAGAGACTTCTTTTTTATAAATACTTTGGAACAACCACTGCCCTTAATTTTATAATTACCGATAGCATTAAAAGAGTGCCTAAAAAAAGCAGAAGAAATAAGCTATGCTACTGCAGATTTAATCTGGGTAGCACACAACCAATAAGATGCTACTAATACTAAAGGTAACAAAAAACACTTTTGGGATTTAAAGCCATAAAAAAACAACGGATTTCTATCCCAATCTCTTACAAAAGGCAATTTTTATCGTAATTTTGAATTTAAAACAAAATTATCCTTTGAGAACCTCCGTTTACAAACCAATTTCAGACCAAAAACAGTTTAAAGAGCAACTTTTAATCTGGGCCCAAGACTATTCCGAAATTAGTTTTTTAGACAGTAACGGCCACCAGCAAGAATACTCCAGCTATCAGGGCATTTTGGCTGTAGAGGCATTTACGGCTATAAAAACAGATTCGTATCATGCCTTTGAGGATTTAAAACAATACCAACAAACCACCAAGGATTGGATTTTTGGGTACCTTTCGTATGATTTAAAAAACGACGTAGAGGATTTAAAATCCACTAACTTGGATGCCTTAGATTTTCCGGAATTGTTTTTTTTTCAGCCCAAAAAAATATTTTTGATTAAAGAAACCTCCGTAGAGATGCTTTATCTCAACCTATGCCAAGAAGAGATAGAATCGGATTTTTTAGAAATCCAAGCAACGCAGCGGTGTCCCGAAATAACCAACACCCAAATTGCAATAAAAGCCCGAATCACTAAAGACGATTATTTCGCAAAAGTTACCAAAATGCAACAGTACATGCACCAAGGGCACTGTTATGAAGCCAATTTTTGTATGGAATTTTATGCCGAAAATACAACCATTGACCCATTAGAGAACTATATAAAGCTTAGCAAAATTTCTAAAGCGCCATTTGCTGTTTTTTTTAAAAACCAAAATAATTTTTTGCTTTCTGCCTCGCCAGAACGTTATTTAAAAAAACAAGCAGAACAATTAATCTCGCAACCAATAAAAGGCACCGCAAAACGTTTTTTGGATAGCCAAGCAGATCAGGAGTCCAAAAACAATCTATCCAAAGACCCCAAAGAGCGAGCAGAGAACATTATGATAACCGATTTGGTCCGTAATGATTTGTCTCATACGGCACAAAAAGGGTCGGTAATTGTCCAAGAATTATGCGGTCTCTATTCGTTTATGCAAGTACACCAAATGATCACCACAATAACCTCAAAATTAGACCCGGCCTATAGCGCCATAGATGCTATTAAGACAACATTCCCGATGGGGAGCATGACCGGTGCCCCTAAAATTTCGGCCATGAAAATTATTGAAGAACTAGAAGTTACTAAGCGTGGCCTATACAGCGGTGCAGTAGGGTATTTTACACCAGATGGCGATTTTGATTTCAATGTAGTGATTAGGAGTATTTTGTATAACCAAAAAAATAAATATGTTTCGTTTTCGGTAGGCAGTGCAATTACGGCAGCTTCGGTCCCAGAGAAAGAATACCAAGAATGTTTGCTTAAAGCAAAAGCAATGCACCAAGTATTACAATAGCCACACTTTTTGGGCTGTTTTATGGCTAATTCAAAAAATATATAAGATAATGTTAAGCGAACTCAAACAGCATATTGCTACCAATTTTTCTTTTATAGAAAACAAAAAACTACTCTTGGCCACCAGTGGCGGATTAGATAGTATGGTAATGGTACAGTTATTCAAAGAATTAGGATATACTATAGCTATTGCACATTGTAATTTTCAACTTCGTGGCTTGGAGAGTTTTGAAGATCAAAAATTTGTAGAAGAATATGCTGCTGCACAGGCTATTCCGGCTTTTGTCACCCTATTTGATACCCAAGCTTATGCAAAAGACTATAACGTTTCGACCCAGGTTGCTGCCCGTGACTTGCGTTACAATTGGTTTTATGAACTTCTAGAAACTCAAGGTTTTGATTACCTGCTGACGGCACACCACGCAGATGATAACTTAGAGACCTTTCTGATCCATTTGAGTAGAGGAACCGGCTTAGAAGGTCTTACTGGAATTCCAGAACAAAACGGAAGTGTTCTGCGCCCATTATTGGTTTTCTCGCGCAATACAATTTTAGAATATGCCCAACAAAAATCCGTGCAATGGCGTGAGGATAGCAGCAATGCCTCCGATACGTATTTAAGAAATAAAATACGCCACCATGTGGTACCACTCTTGAAAGATCTCCACCCACAATTTATGGATGCTTTTCAAAAAACCCAAACCTATTTGCAACAAAGTGCTAGTTTGGTTGCTGATGCATCCATTATGGTATACCAACAAGTGGTGCACCAAAAAGAACAAGCTTTTTATATTGATTTACCAAAATTATTGCAACTACCCAATTACCAAACCTACTTATACCAGTGGTTAAAAGAT
Proteins encoded in this region:
- a CDS encoding Lrp/AsnC family transcriptional regulator, whose amino-acid sequence is MNLDAIDKKLLLLLQTDSKKTTKELSVKLHLSVTAVYERVKKLEREGIIDKYVVLLNKAKIAKGFIVFCHIKLIQHTQDFLTTFESQVTQLPEVLECYHVSGDYDYILKIVVQDMPAYREFLVTKLTTLQHIGSTQSTFMISEVKNTTVVTI
- the tilS gene encoding tRNA lysidine(34) synthetase TilS, giving the protein MLSELKQHIATNFSFIENKKLLLATSGGLDSMVMVQLFKELGYTIAIAHCNFQLRGLESFEDQKFVEEYAAAQAIPAFVTLFDTQAYAKDYNVSTQVAARDLRYNWFYELLETQGFDYLLTAHHADDNLETFLIHLSRGTGLEGLTGIPEQNGSVLRPLLVFSRNTILEYAQQKSVQWREDSSNASDTYLRNKIRHHVVPLLKDLHPQFMDAFQKTQTYLQQSASLVADASIMVYQQVVHQKEQAFYIDLPKLLQLPNYQTYLYQWLKDFGFTAWQDIYNLVNGMSGKQVLAPEYRLLKDREYLIVSKIEIPNNTPIYYITEDLQEVNIPLKLSFSKTNKTAVAANKGIFVAVDKLQYPLVIQRWQDGDSFKPLGMNGKSKKLSKFFKDEKLSLLQKEQLWILWSGDAIVWIIGLRQDERFKINPAATNSLRIALEN
- the lpdA gene encoding dihydrolipoyl dehydrogenase, with amino-acid sequence MSSFDVVIIGSGPGGYVSAIRCAQLGFKTAIIEKYSTLGGTCLNVGCIPSKAMLSSSHHYAEIKHFADHGIELSGEVKVNLEKMVARKQAIVDQTSGGVKYLMDKNKVTVLEGTGSFVDATHVAVAKADGTTETIEAKNIIIATGSKPSSLPFIKIDKERIITSTEALKLPEVPKHLVIIGGGVIGIELGQVYLRLGAQVSVVEYMDRIIPGMDSSLSKELTKVLKKQGMKFYVSHKVQSVERAGDAVTVQAENAKGETITLEGDYALVSVGRRPYTDGLHADKAGVKISDRGQVEVNDHLQTNIPNIYAIGDVVRGAMLAHKAEEEGTMVAELIAGQKPHIDYNLIPGVVYTWPEVAAVGQTEEQLKAAGVAYKSGSFPFKALGRARASSDLDGFVKILADATTDEVLGVHMIGARTADLIAEAVVAMEYKASAEDISRMSHAHPTFAEAIKEAALAATDNRALHV
- a CDS encoding anthranilate synthase component I family protein gives rise to the protein MRTSVYKPISDQKQFKEQLLIWAQDYSEISFLDSNGHQQEYSSYQGILAVEAFTAIKTDSYHAFEDLKQYQQTTKDWIFGYLSYDLKNDVEDLKSTNLDALDFPELFFFQPKKIFLIKETSVEMLYLNLCQEEIESDFLEIQATQRCPEITNTQIAIKARITKDDYFAKVTKMQQYMHQGHCYEANFCMEFYAENTTIDPLENYIKLSKISKAPFAVFFKNQNNFLLSASPERYLKKQAEQLISQPIKGTAKRFLDSQADQESKNNLSKDPKERAENIMITDLVRNDLSHTAQKGSVIVQELCGLYSFMQVHQMITTITSKLDPAYSAIDAIKTTFPMGSMTGAPKISAMKIIEELEVTKRGLYSGAVGYFTPDGDFDFNVVIRSILYNQKNKYVSFSVGSAITAASVPEKEYQECLLKAKAMHQVLQ